The proteins below come from a single Candidatus Methylacidithermus pantelleriae genomic window:
- a CDS encoding DUF2249 domain-containing protein, whose amino-acid sequence MPHQGFTPLLNGSQVRPGEAFILLNDHDPKPLYYQFLHERQGQVTWEYLEEGPEVWRVLIGKAGG is encoded by the coding sequence ATTCCGCATCAAGGATTTACGCCGCTACTCAATGGAAGTCAGGTTAGGCCCGGGGAGGCTTTCATCTTGCTTAATGACCATGATCCAAAGCCCCTCTACTACCAGTTCCTCCACGAGCGGCAGGGGCAGGTCACCTGGGAGTACTTGGAAGAGGGCCCGGAGGTCTGGCGGGTGCTCATCGGGAAGGCAGGAGGATAA